The nucleotide window TCGCCTTCACCACTCTGCGGCCTGGAAGACTCGAATCGCGAGATGGGCTTTATGTGCGGTATCGAAGGCAGTGAACCTGAGAAAGCGGCGGAGTTTGAGCAACTGGTGCTGGATACACTGACAGCGGTTGCTGAGAATGGCGTGCCTCAGGAGCACCTTGAAGCCGCATTGCATCAGCTTGAACTGAGCCAGCGGGAGATCAGCGGTGACGGATATCCTTACGGGATGAGCCTGATTCTGGCATCACTGTCGTCAGCGATTCATCGTGGCGATCCGATTGCCTTGCTTAACCTTGATCCGGTGCTGGCAAAGTTGCATGAAGAGATTACCCACCCGGACTTTATTCCGTCAATGGTACGCGAACTGCTGGCTAATCCACATCGGGTAAGGTTGACGTTAAGGCCTGATTCACAACTGGCTAAAAAACGTGATGCGGCTGAAACAGCAAAACTGGAAAAGATTCGCCAATCCCTTGATGAAGAACAGAAGCAGACCATTATCGAACAGGCGAAGGCGCTGGAGGCACGGCAAAATCAGATCGACGATGAATCACTACTGCCAAAAGTGACTATCGCCGATGTACCTGGAAAGATGCATATTCCGCACGGAACCGAAGAGTCTCTGCAAGGGTTTACCTATAACTTTTACCCTCAGGGTACCAACGGACTGGTCTACGAACAGGTCATTATCGATCTGCCCGCCCTCAGTGAAGCAGAGCTGCAACTGATTCCCCTGTACAGTAACTGTCTGACAGAGCTTGGCTGTGACGGTAAAAGCTATCAGGATACTCAGGCATGGCAGTCGCAGGTCTGCGGCAGTATCAGTGCCTACTCGTCGGTGCGTGGCAGCATTGAGGATGAACAGAAGGTCAGTGGTTATATGACACTCTCTGCCAAGGCCCTGCTGAGCAAACAGGCAGACATGACCGAGCTGGTTTATAAAACCCTGACCAGTGTTCGTTTTGATGAGCTGAGCCGGATACGTGAGCTGGTTTCCCAGCAACGTACCCGTAAAGAGCAGAGCGTTACAGGGCAGGGGCACAGTCTTGCCATCATGGCGGCGGTCAGTCAGTTGTCACCCGGCGGACTGTTGTCCCATAACCTGCGGGGACTGCAGAGTATTCGTGCGGTAAAAGCACTGGATGAAAGTATCCGTGACGAGAATAACCTGAAACAACTGGCCGAATCCCTGCAAGCGCTCCATCAAAAGCTGTTAAATGCTCCCCGGCGCTTCCTGATTGTCACGGAGGCTGAACATCAGCAGCAGGTCGCTGAAACCCTGGCGGCACAATGGCAGATGGCAGAAACGGATGGTGACTTTACGCCGTTTGAGCTACCTGCAACCCGTAACAGTGTAACGCAGGCCTGGACAACCAGTACGCAGGTGAATTTCTGTGCTAAAGCTTATCCGACAGTGCCGGTTGAGCATGCAGATGCAGCGCCACTGACCGTGCTGGGTGATTTTTTGCGTAACGGCTTCCTGCACCGAACTGTACGGGAAAAGGGCGGGGCTTACGGCGGTGGCGCAGGTCAGGATTCCGCTGATGCAGTGTTCCGTTTCTTCTCATATCGCGACCCCCGGTTGAGCGAAACCCTGGCTGACTTTGATGCCTCGCTGAGCTGGTTGCAGGAGAGTGAGCTGGAAGCGCAAAAGCTGGAAGAAGCGATTCTGGGAGTCGTTAGCAGTATCGATAAGCCCGGGTCACCCGCAGGTGAAGCCAAGCAGGCATATCACAGCGCACTGTTTGGTCGCACGCCTGAGCAGCGGGAAAACTTCCGTCAGCGTATTCTCAAGGTTACGCTGGATGATCTGAAGCGGGTAGCGGCCACCTATCTGACACCGGAACGGGCAAGTGTTGCTGTGGTGACCAGCCCGACAGCGGCTGCCAAACTGGGTGAGCAGTTCGACATTATTGCCCTCTAATTTCACCATCCAATATCACTTTTGGAGCCTGTCAGGCCTCTCTGTTTGATACAGAGGGGCTTTGTTATTTATGAAAACCAATAATTTTCTTATCGGTGCGGCACTGATACTGGTATCTGAAATGTTTCTGGTGCTATCTGGTATGGTGATCCGGCAGGTCTCTGCCGAGTTGCCTACTGAGATGATCGTGTTCTTTCGTAACCTGTTGGGGCTGTTGCTATTTCTGCCCTGGTTACTGCGCAAGGGCACTGCTGTGCTGCACACAACCAAGTTACGTTTTCATCTGATGCGCGCCGCTGTCGGTGTGACAGCGATGACTTGTCTGTTCTACACCTGGGGCCACCTGCCGCTGGCTCAGGCTGCATTGTTGAAACAGACCGCACCTTTCTTCATGCCCCTGATCGCCTTTTGGTGGTTAAAGGAGCGCATAAACCTGCAGGTCAAGCTTGCCATTCTGGTTGGTTTTATCGGTGTCGCCTTCATTATCAATCCCCGCGAAACCGCGGTAAATGTCGGTATTCTGATCGCACTGTTTGGCGCCTGCCTCGGGGCGCTTGCAAAGGTAACCGTGCGACGAATGCGTGACACCGAGTCTCCGCAGCTGATTGTGTTCTATTTTGCATTTTTCGCTGCACTGCTGTCTGCCATACCGGCCTGGTTAAGTGGCGCCGGGCTGAACCTGATACAGTTCGGCTGGCTGATTTTGCTGGCGGCCACCTCGACTATTGCACAGCTACTGCTGAGTAAAGCCTATGGTATGGCGCAGGCCGGTCAGCTGGCGCCCTACACCTACGGTTCGGTGGCAATGGCTGCTGTTCTCGGATGGCTTGTATGGGGTGAAGTGCTCGGACTGAATACGCTGCTGGGTATCCTGCTGGTCAGTTGTGCCGGTATCGTTGCGATGATCGGTAAGCGGGAAGTACCGGTTAAGCCGGTGACCGATCCTGCGCTTTAGCGGTTAATCTTCCTCTGCTTCATTCCGTGAGGCGTGAGGCAGTGTCTGGATCAGCGAATCACTTCGATAGGGAACCTGACTGCTGGGCACCTGTTTGGAGGCGGATAGCAGATGTGCAGGCTGATCATCAAAAAAGATATGTGGGCGTAGCGCACTCAGCACCGGCTCTTTACTCATCCCCCCAAGGAAGAATGCCTGATCGACATTGACTCCCCACTGTCGCAAAGTCTTAATCACCCGTAAGTGTGCCGGGCCATTTCGGGCAGTCACTATGGACAGCCTCAAAGGGGAACGATCCGCCCCCAGTTTACTGTTGAGTCTGGACAGCACTCTGACCAGCTTGGCAAAGGGGCCATCAGGCAATAGCACATCCTCATTGTCTGATTCATTTTGCTGAAACCGCTCCAGCCCTTCGGTTTTATAGATATATTCCGACTCATCAGAAAACAGCACAGCATCTGCATCAAAGGCGATCCGGATGGTGTCATGATCCGGCTGAAAACGCTCGGGCGGATCGTAGATCAGCGCCGCAGCACAATCATGGGTATCAATCGCAACCTGAGCATCATCAGAGTGGCGGGTCAACAACAGATCGACACTGTACGCCTGTAGAAAAGGGGCCAGTGATTCACCTCCGGTAAAGGCAGAGCGAGTAATATCAAGACCGTAGTGCTGAATCGACTTGAGCACTCTTAAGCCAGTATCCGGGCTGTTTTTCGACATCACCACCACTTCGACGAGACGTTCATCGGAGAGAGTATTCAGACTAAGCAGGGCTTCTACCAAATGAAAAGCGGTACCTTTATCCAGAATTTTGTTTTCCTGCTCAAACTGGTATCGGCGATAAGCTGCAACATCCTGTTGCT belongs to Amphritea atlantica and includes:
- a CDS encoding insulinase family protein produces the protein MTCQPAFQLKRTETIESLGIDVQEYVHTITGALHYHIAADNQENVFLVAFRTVPEDNCGVAHILEHTALCGSSRYPVRDPFFMMSRRSLNTFMNAFTSSDWTAYPFASQNRKDYFNLLDVYLDAAFFSRLDPLDFAQEGHRVEFSESGNADSSLVYKGVVYNEMKGAMSSPVSYLWQTLTRYLFPSTTYHYNSGGDPEAIPDLSYEQLLHFYKTHYHPSNAVFMTFGDIPVEELQQRFETQALSSFEKLSEEITVDDEKRYFSPVRIEEAYALDDEDISGKTHHVLAWLLGPSIDLEQQLKAHLLSRVLLDNSSSPLRYALESTDLGMSPSPLCGLEDSNREMGFMCGIEGSEPEKAAEFEQLVLDTLTAVAENGVPQEHLEAALHQLELSQREISGDGYPYGMSLILASLSSAIHRGDPIALLNLDPVLAKLHEEITHPDFIPSMVRELLANPHRVRLTLRPDSQLAKKRDAAETAKLEKIRQSLDEEQKQTIIEQAKALEARQNQIDDESLLPKVTIADVPGKMHIPHGTEESLQGFTYNFYPQGTNGLVYEQVIIDLPALSEAELQLIPLYSNCLTELGCDGKSYQDTQAWQSQVCGSISAYSSVRGSIEDEQKVSGYMTLSAKALLSKQADMTELVYKTLTSVRFDELSRIRELVSQQRTRKEQSVTGQGHSLAIMAAVSQLSPGGLLSHNLRGLQSIRAVKALDESIRDENNLKQLAESLQALHQKLLNAPRRFLIVTEAEHQQQVAETLAAQWQMAETDGDFTPFELPATRNSVTQAWTTSTQVNFCAKAYPTVPVEHADAAPLTVLGDFLRNGFLHRTVREKGGAYGGGAGQDSADAVFRFFSYRDPRLSETLADFDASLSWLQESELEAQKLEEAILGVVSSIDKPGSPAGEAKQAYHSALFGRTPEQRENFRQRILKVTLDDLKRVAATYLTPERASVAVVTSPTAAAKLGEQFDIIAL
- a CDS encoding DMT family transporter, which translates into the protein MKTNNFLIGAALILVSEMFLVLSGMVIRQVSAELPTEMIVFFRNLLGLLLFLPWLLRKGTAVLHTTKLRFHLMRAAVGVTAMTCLFYTWGHLPLAQAALLKQTAPFFMPLIAFWWLKERINLQVKLAILVGFIGVAFIINPRETAVNVGILIALFGACLGALAKVTVRRMRDTESPQLIVFYFAFFAALLSAIPAWLSGAGLNLIQFGWLILLAATSTIAQLLLSKAYGMAQAGQLAPYTYGSVAMAAVLGWLVWGEVLGLNTLLGILLVSCAGIVAMIGKREVPVKPVTDPAL
- a CDS encoding 5'-nucleotidase, whose translation is MTFAFDEVLVVGISSRALFNLEHENRIYQQQDVAAYRRYQFEQENKILDKGTAFHLVEALLSLNTLSDERLVEVVVMSKNSPDTGLRVLKSIQHYGLDITRSAFTGGESLAPFLQAYSVDLLLTRHSDDAQVAIDTHDCAAALIYDPPERFQPDHDTIRIAFDADAVLFSDESEYIYKTEGLERFQQNESDNEDVLLPDGPFAKLVRVLSRLNSKLGADRSPLRLSIVTARNGPAHLRVIKTLRQWGVNVDQAFFLGGMSKEPVLSALRPHIFFDDQPAHLLSASKQVPSSQVPYRSDSLIQTLPHASRNEAEED